The Pseudodesulfovibrio sp. S3 nucleotide sequence GTCTCCCTGGGAGCGGCCCGCATTCCGGTAGGCGACGTGGCGGCGAGCCTGTTCGGCGCTGTCGTTTCCAAACGTTCGGACATCATCATCTGGAACATCCGCCTGCCCCAGGCCCTGGCGGCCATCGTGGCCGGGGCAGGACTGGCCGTGGCCGGAACCACCATGCAGTCGATTCTGCGCAACCCGCTGGGATCGCCGTTCACCCTGGGCATCGCGCATGCTGCGGCCTTTGGCGCAGCCTTTTCGGTCATGCTGCTGGGCGGCGGCATCATGACTTCCTCCAATACGGGCGCAGTGAGCATCACCAATCCGTACCTGACCACGGGCGCGGCCTTTGTCGCCAGCTTGGCCGCCGCCGGGGTGATTGTCGCCGTCTCCCGCCTGCGCGGCGCCACGCCGGAGATCATGGTCCTCACAGGCGTGGCCTTGGGTGCCCTGTTCACCGCCGGAACCATGTTCCTCCAATTCTTTGCGGACGACGTCCAATTGGCCGCCATGGTCTTCTGGACCTTCGGGGACACGGCCCGTGCATCCTGGGCGGAACTGGGCGCCATCACCCTGGTCGTGATCCCTTCCTCCCTCTACTTCATGACCAATAGCTGGAACTACAACGCCATAGACGCGGGAGACGAAACGGCAAAGGGCCTGGGGGTACGCGTGGACCGCGTCCGCATGATCGGTATGATGCTGGCCTCACTGGTTACGGCCATGATCATCGCCTTCCTGGGCATCATCGGCTTTGTCGGCCTGGTGGTGCCGCACATGGCCCGACGCATTGTCGGTTCGGATCACCGCTTTCTCCTGCCTGCATCCATCCTGGGCGGCAGCCTGCTCCTGCTCGTGTCCGACACCGTGGCCCGCCTCATTCTCGCCCCCCACATCCTGCCGGTCTCGGTACTCACGGCGTTCATGGGGGCGCCGGTTTTCATCTACCTCATCATACGGGGGCAACGCAGATGATCCTTTCTGTTTCCGAAATCGATTTCACCTACGGCGGCGCCAGCGTACTTGCAGGCGTGGATTTCCAATTGGACGGCGGGGAGCTGCTGGCCATACTCGGCCCCAACGGTGTGGGCAAGACCACCCTGCTCAAATGCATCAATGCCATCCACCGCCCGTCAGCCGGGGCAGTCATGGTCGAAGACCGCAATATCCTGGCCATGCGGCCGGATGAAATCGCCCTGGGCGTCGGCTACGTGGCCCAGCGCAGCGAGACGGCACGCCTGACGGTGTTCGATGCCGTGCTCATGGGGCGCAAGCCGCACATCCGTTGGCGGCCACGTGAACAGGATCTCAAGATCGTGGACGCGGCGATCAAACGGCTCGACCTTGAGCGTTTGTCCCTCCGATACATCGACTGCCTGAGCGGGGGCGAACTGCAAAAGGTGGCCATAGCCCGCGCCATGGTACAGGAGCCCAAGCTGATGCTGCTCGACGAGCCCACCAGTTCCCTGGACCTCAAAAGCCAGGTAGACATTCTGACCATGCTCCGTCGCGTGGTGGATGAACACAAGATCGGCGCGATCATGACCATGCACGATCTGAACACCGCCCTGCGTTACGCCGACAAGGTCCTCTTCCTCAAGGAAGGGCGCATCCATTCCACCGGACCGGCCTGCGAGGTCACTTCCGACACCGTCGAGGAGGTCTACGGTCTGCCGGTTCACATCCACACTGTGCAGGGGCATCCCATGATCGTCCCGGCAGGATAACCAGACACAGGGAGAACATCCATGCCGTGTACTTTTTCCGAAGAAATCATTGAACAGACCATCTCCTTTCACGGCCACAGCTGTCCGGGACTGACCATCGGCATACGTGCGGCCGAGCTGGCCATGCGCGAACTGGGAAACCCGAATGAAATTGAAATGGTGGCGGTTTCCGAAACCGACATGTGCGGGGTGGACGCCATCCAGTTCCTCACCGGATGCACCTACGGAAAGGGCAATTTCCTGCACCGGGATTTCGGAAAGATTGCCTTTTCCTTCTTTGACAGGAAAACGGGCAAGGGTCTGCGCGCCCTGCTGAACCCCGATATCCGGGCAGGAATGGACACGGAACTGGCCGCCCTCATGGCAAAGCAGGACCAAGGCTCCGCCACCCGGGACGAGCTCGATCGCATCGTGGAACTGCGCACCCTGCTCAAGGAGCGTTTCATGGAGTTGGAGTTGGAGGACATGTTCGACGTCACCCAACTCAAGGAAGGGTTGCCGCGTCCCGCCATGATTCTGGCAAGCCTGACCTGCGATTGCTGCGGCGAGACCGTCATGGAGTCACGCACCCGGCGTTTCAGCGGCAAGACCGTCTGCATCCCCTGTTTCACCACCATGGAGCAGAAAATCTGACGGCCCGAGTGGCGAGAACCGAAACACCGCCAACAAAGGCGTGCAGGTAAAACCTTCCAGGCCCTTATTCGTTGCGGCAGGGACAGGCTCTGCCATATGGTCGCATCAACGCTTCAATTTCAGGAAATCGCCGTCCACGATCAACAGCTTCACGCCGGTTTTCGTGACCGACCGATGCGAACTCAGTTCGTCGGAGACAACATAGGACGTGCCTGGGGTCAGGACGGAGTCCGGTCCGTTCTGCTGCTCATTGACGACCTCACCTTCAAGGCAATGGACGATGTGCCCTTTCTCGCACCAATGATCCGCAACATACCCTGCGGAATATTCGACAATCCTGATCCGCAAACCAGGAAGCTGAACGGTCTGCCAATAGGCCACGCCCTGCTCTCCCTGGTGCTCTGTCCTGGGGATTCTCGACCAGTCAATGGTCTGAAACGGAATGTTCGGATCGCTCATGATCGCTCCATGTTCTATGCTGGATGGTTCTTGTCTGCCTTCATGGTACATTTCTCGGTACCAGCCCGGCAATCTCAGGACAAGCCCTGTGGGGCACCAACGAAACGCACGTCCATGCATTCGAGAACAGACACACGGGCCATTGTCGGATAGATGCACTGTCTGCACCTGAAAATGCACGCAGCCACAGGCTGAGTCAAGAACATGAAAACCCGGCCCAACAATTCGAAATCATATGATTACTACCTAAAGCATACTGGTAAACAAAAAAGTGCCTACTTCACTTTTGCACCGTACATGCTAAAATGGGACACCATCCATAAATAATACATACC carries:
- a CDS encoding iron ABC transporter permease, whose protein sequence is MHFHDGEVPAEYRRYIGWKVSLIMVLAGLLAVTLVVAVSLGAARIPVGDVAASLFGAVVSKRSDIIIWNIRLPQALAAIVAGAGLAVAGTTMQSILRNPLGSPFTLGIAHAAAFGAAFSVMLLGGGIMTSSNTGAVSITNPYLTTGAAFVASLAAAGVIVAVSRLRGATPEIMVLTGVALGALFTAGTMFLQFFADDVQLAAMVFWTFGDTARASWAELGAITLVVIPSSLYFMTNSWNYNAIDAGDETAKGLGVRVDRVRMIGMMLASLVTAMIIAFLGIIGFVGLVVPHMARRIVGSDHRFLLPASILGGSLLLLVSDTVARLILAPHILPVSVLTAFMGAPVFIYLIIRGQRR
- a CDS encoding ABC transporter ATP-binding protein, translating into MILSVSEIDFTYGGASVLAGVDFQLDGGELLAILGPNGVGKTTLLKCINAIHRPSAGAVMVEDRNILAMRPDEIALGVGYVAQRSETARLTVFDAVLMGRKPHIRWRPREQDLKIVDAAIKRLDLERLSLRYIDCLSGGELQKVAIARAMVQEPKLMLLDEPTSSLDLKSQVDILTMLRRVVDEHKIGAIMTMHDLNTALRYADKVLFLKEGRIHSTGPACEVTSDTVEEVYGLPVHIHTVQGHPMIVPAG
- a CDS encoding FmdE family protein, which translates into the protein MPCTFSEEIIEQTISFHGHSCPGLTIGIRAAELAMRELGNPNEIEMVAVSETDMCGVDAIQFLTGCTYGKGNFLHRDFGKIAFSFFDRKTGKGLRALLNPDIRAGMDTELAALMAKQDQGSATRDELDRIVELRTLLKERFMELELEDMFDVTQLKEGLPRPAMILASLTCDCCGETVMESRTRRFSGKTVCIPCFTTMEQKI
- a CDS encoding DHCW motif cupin fold protein translates to MSDPNIPFQTIDWSRIPRTEHQGEQGVAYWQTVQLPGLRIRIVEYSAGYVADHWCEKGHIVHCLEGEVVNEQQNGPDSVLTPGTSYVVSDELSSHRSVTKTGVKLLIVDGDFLKLKR